From Novipirellula caenicola:
AATTGGTCAAGCGTTGATGGCGTTGGGAGGCGACTTGATAGAGCGAGGCCTCAATTGGGGAATGGCTGCAACACGCTGGGGAATTGCCAGATCGCGTTTTGTCCCAATTCGCCCCCGGTTTGAGCCAAGTACAAAAAGTAGACGTAATATCCCACTGCGATACCCAACGCTGCGATGTTGCTCCACCGCCATACCCTTGTACTCCACTTCAATCGTGCGGGCGGTCGTGTCGTGGCGTGGTGGTAGGCTCGGCCGACCAAGATGCGGGCGGGGATCATGGTGACCAGGAACACCGCCATCAAATCCCAGCGAAAATTGTGAGGCGGCAAGGCGTTTTTGACGAGAGCGATGTACAGCAGCGTCAACACCGAACAGGCCATCAAAAATGCAGTCGACATCGACCAACACAAAGGCGTGCGAGCGGCTAACTCGTAGACCGTCCGTATTTCGAACATTGCCCCGAACCGTCGCTCGGCGGCAACATGGGCCATCAAAAACGGCAACCCCATCAACGTCACCGTCAACGTTAAACATCCGGCCGCAAAACCGAACCATTGCCAGCGGATCGTCACATCGTCGAGCAAGGTGAATAAGAGCGTGGGGATGGCGAGCCAAAGGTAGGCCGCAGCGTACGCCAGGATGCCCAGTCGCAATAACCGAAGCAACGAGATGGCCGCAACGAACTCGTTGATTTGCCGAGTGGCTTGCTGCCAAAACCGAACGCGATAATGGCGGTCGAGTTGTTGCCGGATCGTTTGAAGCGGACGCAGGAATTGCCACCATCGGCCGCCACCGGCAATCGCCAAAGCCAAGTGTGCTGCGATCACGACACTTGTGATTGCCAGCATGAATGCAACGAGCCAATCGTTGGCACTTCCCGGAGACAAAACGTGAATGTCGCGGTGCAGCGCCGCAAGCAACTCGATCGGCAGCAACCACAGCACGACCGCCAACACGATGATCCCGAGTCGCAGCGTCAGTGGCAGCCCCCAAGACGCGCTGCGGAACTTTCCGGTCCTCGCAACTTGCCCCTGGATTTCCATCAGACAGCCAAGCACGTAGACGTTGACGATCGGAATCGTGGCACCGATCGCAAGCAGCACGACGCCGCAAAGGATCGCAACACAAGATCGAACCAACCATGCGATCGCCGCCAAGGGACGACTGCGAAGCGAAGGCATCGGGGGGAAATGTTCAAGTTCGCTACGCGTAATGACCAGAGGTCTCGTGCCGGAGCGACTTCGTCTCGTGCCGGAGGTCTCTTCCGACCCGTCGATCGTCGCGTCTGGGGCAAAGTCGTTCAGGAGAGGAAGAGACATAAAAAGCCGACTCGCGTAACGGAGTGAGAGGCATCCAGGCAGAGTGACAACCAACAAGTTTAAACCATCCCAGCAGGGCCAAGTTCCGCTGTGCCCAGCCGATTGGTTCTTCGCCCTACCGAAGGCTTCTGCGCAAAAAGGTTGTGGTATCCGCAAAACTGCGAGATATTCATGGTGGTCCACCCAAGAACATTCGTACGATGACGAATCCTCTTGGGTAACGCGAACCATTTCGGCGAAACAAATTTATCTCGATACTGTTCCATCATCGTGGTCCCAAGAACAAATCAGACGTGGACGAAGAGGAATTTTTGGAAGACGTTCATGCTGTGGGATCGTTAGCGAGATCCACGACCCAAAAAACAATCTGGATGCAGCACTCGGCTGCTCGGTGAATTCTCCTGATGCGAAGTCAACAATCCCTTTGGCCAACGATGATCGTGATGATCGCGATCGTCGGCATGGTTGGCTGGAAAGCCGTGTCGCCAGGGGTGATGACGCTGCCCAAGCGTGCTTCGGTCAGCGACGACACCACGACAGTGGATCGTATCGATGCGTTGCTGGAAAAACAGTGGCAGGATTCGTCGATCCGCCCTGCGGAGGCGGCGGGCGATTTGCAAGTGCTAAGACGTCTCACGCTGGCGCTAGTCGGAAGTTCACCATCGCTTGAAGAGGTTCGCGAATTTGAGGCTGATGCATCGCCCGATCGGTTGGATCGATGGACGACGCGATTGATTAACGATTCGCGTTTCAGCGAATACTTTGCCGCCCGTTTGGGCGACGCCTTTATCGATCCGGTTTCCGAGGAATTGAAGCCGCCGCAGCGCGAACGTTTCCGACGATGGTTAGGTGAATCGATCCAGCACGGGACCGGTTACGACAAAATCGCCAGTTCGATGATCGCCGGGCGTGGCGTGTTTGCGGACCATCCCGCGACCACGTTTGTTGCCTCTGAATTGGCGATTGGTGATCTCGCAGCCGAGCGGTTAGCGGCCCGCACATCACGTGCCTTCTTAGGACAGCGGATCGATTGTGCCCAGTGTCACGATCATCCTTTTGCGGCATGGGAGCAATCACAATTTGAAGGCCTCGCCGCCTATTTCGGCGACGTCCAATTTCAACGCAACCGCGTCCAAGATACGCGGCCGCGTCCGTTTGTCATTCAGGACGACCGAGCCGAACAGTCGCGATCCGTCGCTGCCGAATTGCCCTTTGACGCCTTCATGGCCTCGGACCACAGGCATCAGCGTGAGTCATTAGCCAGC
This genomic window contains:
- a CDS encoding DUF1549 domain-containing protein, coding for MRSQQSLWPTMIVMIAIVGMVGWKAVSPGVMTLPKRASVSDDTTTVDRIDALLEKQWQDSSIRPAEAAGDLQVLRRLTLALVGSSPSLEEVREFEADASPDRLDRWTTRLINDSRFSEYFAARLGDAFIDPVSEELKPPQRERFRRWLGESIQHGTGYDKIASSMIAGRGVFADHPATTFVASELAIGDLAAERLAARTSRAFLGQRIDCAQCHDHPFAAWEQSQFEGLAAYFGDVQFQRNRVQDTRPRPFVIQDDRAEQSRSVAAELPFDAFMASDHRHQRESLASWVIHPENRRFRRAIANRVWGLMLGRPFISPVDDLPDPSTSNDPNDLDVLDILADDLLDHGDDLRRLIHVIVKTRPFGLASTHPGLGDQVTADQLEASWAVFPLTELGPHQMIRSMQQASSLTTLRPDELNPVAAFQRWQRQSRFVTEYGVAGDAEDAQASTIPHTVQRLSGNETRQQSKATLFSAVGRIAAISGTAEACLDHCYLACLTRLPSAEEKTHFLPELEGNRKQRSRACEDIYWALFNSAEFCWNH